The following are from one region of the Vitis riparia cultivar Riparia Gloire de Montpellier isolate 1030 chromosome 14, EGFV_Vit.rip_1.0, whole genome shotgun sequence genome:
- the LOC117931118 gene encoding phosphoribosylaminoimidazole carboxylase, chloroplastic isoform X1 — MLQLHLATFAAASGLHSAHRPLRFPVNRTLFTSSTDAFSSSSSMLKHNTPVLRCRASADEHLREASPVRRDDLPVHGLSETVVGVLGGGQLGRMLCQAASQMAIKVIVLDPLENCPASSISNYHMVGSFDDSATVQEFAKRCGVLTVEIEHVDVATLEKLEQQGVDCQPKASTIRIIQDKYLQKVHFSQHAIPLPEFMQIDDLESAKRAGDLFGYPLMIKSKRLAYDGRGNAVAKSEVELSSAVTALGGYEHGLYIEKWAPFVKELAVIVARGRDNSMLCYPVVETIHKENICHIVKAPADVPWKIRRLATDVAYKAVSSLEGAGVFAVEMFLTIDGQILLNEVAPRPHNSGHHTIESCYTSQFEQHLRAVVGLPLGDPSMKTPAAVMYNLLGEDEGEAGFSLANKLIGKALSIPGASVHWYDKPEMRKQRKMGHITIVGPSMGIVEARLHSMLGEESVDDQSSVTPRVGIIMGSDSDLPVMKDAAGILNHFGVPHEVRIVSAHRTPEMMFSYAMSARERGVQIIIAGAGGAAHLPGMVAALTPLPVIGVPVRASSLDGLDSLLSIVQMPRGVPVATVAINNATNAGLLAVRMLGVSDPDLQARMSQYQEDTKDDVLVKAEKLEKDGWESYLNP; from the exons ATGCTTCAGCTTCACCTCGCAACCTTTGCCGCAGCCTCTGGACTCCACTCCGCCCATCGCCCCCTCCGCTTTCCAGTCAATCGTACTCTCTTCACTTCTTCAACTGAcgccttttcttcttcttcctccatgCTGAAGCACAACACTCCTGTTTTGCGTTGCCGAGCATCCGCCGACGAACATCTTCGCGAGGCTTCTCCGGTCAG GAGAGATGATTTACCAGTTCATGGACTATCCGAAACAGTAGTTGGTGTTCTTGGTGGAGGACAATTGGGCCGTATGTTGTGTCAAGCAGCGTCACAAATGGCTATCAAAGTCATTGTTTTGGACCCACTTGAGAACTGCCCAGCAAGCTCAATCTCCAATTATCATATGGTTGGAAGCTTTGATGATAGTGCTACCGTCCAGGAATTTGCAAAGAG ATGTGGAGTATTGACTGTGGAAATTGAACATGTTGATGTGGCAACTCTAGAGAAGCTTGAGCAACAAGGAGTAGATTGCCAACCTAAGGCATCTACTATTCGAATAATCCAG GATAAATATCTCCAAAAAGTTCACTTTTCTCAGCATGCAATTCCACTTCCTGAGTTTATGCAG ATAGATGATCTTGAAAGTGCCAAGAGAGCTGGAGATCTGTTTGGCTATCCTCTTATGATCAAGAGCAAAAGGCTTGCTTATGATGGGCGTGGAAATGCAGTTGCTAAGAGTGAAGTGGAGCTTTCTTCTGCCGTGACTG CGCTTGGAGGATATGAACATGGTTTATATATTGAGAAATGGGCACCTTTTGTAAAG GAGCTGGCTGTCATTGTGGCAAGAGGAAGAGACAATTCTATGTTGTGCTATCCTGTTGTTGAAACTATTCACAA GGAGAACATTTGTCACATAGTTAAGGCACCTGCTGATGTGCCTTGGAAGATCAGAAGGCTTGCCACGGATGTTGCATATAAAGCTGTTAGCTCATTAGAAGGTGCTGGTGTGTTTGCAGTAGAGATGTTTTTGACTATAGATGGTCAG ATTTTACTAAATGAAGTAGCACCTAGACCTCACAATAGTGGTCATCACACTATTGAATCTTGCTACACTTCACAATTTGAACAACATCTGCGGGCGGTTGTCGGCCTTCCTCTTGGTGATCCATCAATGAAAACCCCAGCTGCCGTTATGTACAATTTACTGGGCGAAGATGAG GGAGAGGCTGGTTTCAGTTTAGCCAATAAACTGATTGGAAAGGCATTAAGTATTCCAGGGGCCTCTGTTCATTGGTACGATAAACCAG AAATGcgaaagcaaagaaaaatgggtCATATCACTATTGTAGGCCCTTCTATGGGAATTGTGGAAGCTCGGCTGCACTCAATGTTGGGGGAAGAAAGTGTGGATGATCAGTCTTCAG TAACACCTCGTGTTGGAATCATAATGGGCTCTGATTCAGATCTTCCTGTTATGAAGGATGCTGCAGGGATTTTGAATCACTTTGGTGTGCCTCATGAG GTGAGAATAGTTTCAGCACACAGAACTCCTGAAATGATGTTTTCTTATGCAATGTCTGCTCGGGAGCGAGGCGTTCAGATCATCATTGCTGGTGCTGGTGGTGCAGCCCATTTGCCAG GTATGGTAGCTGCATTGACTCCCCTACCAGTTATTGGTGTGCCTGTGCGTGCCTCTTCATTAGATGGACTTGACTCCCTCCTATCAATTGTGCAG ATGCCAAGGGGTGTTCCTGTTGCTACAGTGGCTATAAATAATGCCACAAATGCTGGTTTGCTGGCAGTAAGAATGTTGGGGGTTAGTGATCCTGACCTACAGGCGAG AATGAGCCAGTACCAAGAAGACACAAAGGATGATGTCTTGGTAAAAGCCGAGAAGCTAGAGAAAGATGGCTGGGAGTCCTATTTGAATCCTTAG
- the LOC117931118 gene encoding phosphoribosylaminoimidazole carboxylase, chloroplastic isoform X2: MIVLPSRNLQRVRCGVLTVEIEHVDVATLEKLEQQGVDCQPKASTIRIIQDKYLQKVHFSQHAIPLPEFMQIDDLESAKRAGDLFGYPLMIKSKRLAYDGRGNAVAKSEVELSSAVTALGGYEHGLYIEKWAPFVKELAVIVARGRDNSMLCYPVVETIHKENICHIVKAPADVPWKIRRLATDVAYKAVSSLEGAGVFAVEMFLTIDGQILLNEVAPRPHNSGHHTIESCYTSQFEQHLRAVVGLPLGDPSMKTPAAVMYNLLGEDEGEAGFSLANKLIGKALSIPGASVHWYDKPEMRKQRKMGHITIVGPSMGIVEARLHSMLGEESVDDQSSVTPRVGIIMGSDSDLPVMKDAAGILNHFGVPHEVRIVSAHRTPEMMFSYAMSARERGVQIIIAGAGGAAHLPGMVAALTPLPVIGVPVRASSLDGLDSLLSIVQMPRGVPVATVAINNATNAGLLAVRMLGVSDPDLQARMSQYQEDTKDDVLVKAEKLEKDGWESYLNP, from the exons ATGATAGTGCTACCGTCCAGGAATTTGCAAAGAG TTAGATGTGGAGTATTGACTGTGGAAATTGAACATGTTGATGTGGCAACTCTAGAGAAGCTTGAGCAACAAGGAGTAGATTGCCAACCTAAGGCATCTACTATTCGAATAATCCAG GATAAATATCTCCAAAAAGTTCACTTTTCTCAGCATGCAATTCCACTTCCTGAGTTTATGCAG ATAGATGATCTTGAAAGTGCCAAGAGAGCTGGAGATCTGTTTGGCTATCCTCTTATGATCAAGAGCAAAAGGCTTGCTTATGATGGGCGTGGAAATGCAGTTGCTAAGAGTGAAGTGGAGCTTTCTTCTGCCGTGACTG CGCTTGGAGGATATGAACATGGTTTATATATTGAGAAATGGGCACCTTTTGTAAAG GAGCTGGCTGTCATTGTGGCAAGAGGAAGAGACAATTCTATGTTGTGCTATCCTGTTGTTGAAACTATTCACAA GGAGAACATTTGTCACATAGTTAAGGCACCTGCTGATGTGCCTTGGAAGATCAGAAGGCTTGCCACGGATGTTGCATATAAAGCTGTTAGCTCATTAGAAGGTGCTGGTGTGTTTGCAGTAGAGATGTTTTTGACTATAGATGGTCAG ATTTTACTAAATGAAGTAGCACCTAGACCTCACAATAGTGGTCATCACACTATTGAATCTTGCTACACTTCACAATTTGAACAACATCTGCGGGCGGTTGTCGGCCTTCCTCTTGGTGATCCATCAATGAAAACCCCAGCTGCCGTTATGTACAATTTACTGGGCGAAGATGAG GGAGAGGCTGGTTTCAGTTTAGCCAATAAACTGATTGGAAAGGCATTAAGTATTCCAGGGGCCTCTGTTCATTGGTACGATAAACCAG AAATGcgaaagcaaagaaaaatgggtCATATCACTATTGTAGGCCCTTCTATGGGAATTGTGGAAGCTCGGCTGCACTCAATGTTGGGGGAAGAAAGTGTGGATGATCAGTCTTCAG TAACACCTCGTGTTGGAATCATAATGGGCTCTGATTCAGATCTTCCTGTTATGAAGGATGCTGCAGGGATTTTGAATCACTTTGGTGTGCCTCATGAG GTGAGAATAGTTTCAGCACACAGAACTCCTGAAATGATGTTTTCTTATGCAATGTCTGCTCGGGAGCGAGGCGTTCAGATCATCATTGCTGGTGCTGGTGGTGCAGCCCATTTGCCAG GTATGGTAGCTGCATTGACTCCCCTACCAGTTATTGGTGTGCCTGTGCGTGCCTCTTCATTAGATGGACTTGACTCCCTCCTATCAATTGTGCAG ATGCCAAGGGGTGTTCCTGTTGCTACAGTGGCTATAAATAATGCCACAAATGCTGGTTTGCTGGCAGTAAGAATGTTGGGGGTTAGTGATCCTGACCTACAGGCGAG AATGAGCCAGTACCAAGAAGACACAAAGGATGATGTCTTGGTAAAAGCCGAGAAGCTAGAGAAAGATGGCTGGGAGTCCTATTTGAATCCTTAG
- the LOC117931118 gene encoding phosphoribosylaminoimidazole carboxylase, chloroplastic isoform X3: MLCYPVVETIHKENICHIVKAPADVPWKIRRLATDVAYKAVSSLEGAGVFAVEMFLTIDGQILLNEVAPRPHNSGHHTIESCYTSQFEQHLRAVVGLPLGDPSMKTPAAVMYNLLGEDEGEAGFSLANKLIGKALSIPGASVHWYDKPEMRKQRKMGHITIVGPSMGIVEARLHSMLGEESVDDQSSVTPRVGIIMGSDSDLPVMKDAAGILNHFGVPHEVRIVSAHRTPEMMFSYAMSARERGVQIIIAGAGGAAHLPGMVAALTPLPVIGVPVRASSLDGLDSLLSIVQMPRGVPVATVAINNATNAGLLAVRMLGVSDPDLQARMSQYQEDTKDDVLVKAEKLEKDGWESYLNP; the protein is encoded by the exons ATGTTGTGCTATCCTGTTGTTGAAACTATTCACAA GGAGAACATTTGTCACATAGTTAAGGCACCTGCTGATGTGCCTTGGAAGATCAGAAGGCTTGCCACGGATGTTGCATATAAAGCTGTTAGCTCATTAGAAGGTGCTGGTGTGTTTGCAGTAGAGATGTTTTTGACTATAGATGGTCAG ATTTTACTAAATGAAGTAGCACCTAGACCTCACAATAGTGGTCATCACACTATTGAATCTTGCTACACTTCACAATTTGAACAACATCTGCGGGCGGTTGTCGGCCTTCCTCTTGGTGATCCATCAATGAAAACCCCAGCTGCCGTTATGTACAATTTACTGGGCGAAGATGAG GGAGAGGCTGGTTTCAGTTTAGCCAATAAACTGATTGGAAAGGCATTAAGTATTCCAGGGGCCTCTGTTCATTGGTACGATAAACCAG AAATGcgaaagcaaagaaaaatgggtCATATCACTATTGTAGGCCCTTCTATGGGAATTGTGGAAGCTCGGCTGCACTCAATGTTGGGGGAAGAAAGTGTGGATGATCAGTCTTCAG TAACACCTCGTGTTGGAATCATAATGGGCTCTGATTCAGATCTTCCTGTTATGAAGGATGCTGCAGGGATTTTGAATCACTTTGGTGTGCCTCATGAG GTGAGAATAGTTTCAGCACACAGAACTCCTGAAATGATGTTTTCTTATGCAATGTCTGCTCGGGAGCGAGGCGTTCAGATCATCATTGCTGGTGCTGGTGGTGCAGCCCATTTGCCAG GTATGGTAGCTGCATTGACTCCCCTACCAGTTATTGGTGTGCCTGTGCGTGCCTCTTCATTAGATGGACTTGACTCCCTCCTATCAATTGTGCAG ATGCCAAGGGGTGTTCCTGTTGCTACAGTGGCTATAAATAATGCCACAAATGCTGGTTTGCTGGCAGTAAGAATGTTGGGGGTTAGTGATCCTGACCTACAGGCGAG AATGAGCCAGTACCAAGAAGACACAAAGGATGATGTCTTGGTAAAAGCCGAGAAGCTAGAGAAAGATGGCTGGGAGTCCTATTTGAATCCTTAG